The DNA sequence TAAGGCCTTAGTTACCGTCCAAGGGGCTTACGTGGAGCTGCAGGCCTTCCTTAATACGTCGTCATCTTTCCCATCCATAGGAGTAACAACTGAGGGTCAGCCTTTGTGTGAAAACGTAATGATTCGGGTGCCCGTGCCAGGGGACTGGATCAAGGTATCCCGCACTGTGTCTTTGCTACGCCAGAGATCCCTGAAGTCTCGTATGAACAGAAACACCTGTCTTGGCTCTGTCAATATGCCTGAGTCTCATCCTGTCATGCAAGTGTCTGTGGGCACCGTCAAGTATGAGAATGTGTATGGAGCAATTGTTTGGAGGATTGATAGACTACCTGCTAAGAATATGGGTAAGACACTTTCCCTCATTGTTGGTCTTGACAACGTCATTGTTGTTTTCATCACTGTTAAGGAAGGAGATATGTAGTTTTTTCTTATTCTTAATGAAACTATTTTCAATTATTTCAATGATAATAATTTGTCTAATGCCAGGTTTGTCATTTAATTTCTGTTGTATTTCCTGAAGAATGTATAgaaagtacatactgtagaaagCAATGTAATCTTGAAACAGAAGATCAAGATGcagaaaatgtttgttttcagatAAAGCTTACAGAATTTGTTGTTGCACAACTAACGTATACACTGGACGTCCTAATAATTTCAGTCTAGAGGAGGATTTCAAAGCAGATCTTcagtgcccccctcccctccattaCCCTTCCCACCGCCTCTGTTATCATATCCGTTGCCCTTGAGGCCTAATCCCTGGATGAACTTTTCAGACTTAGTGACTGTCACTGAAATAGGGGCTTGCTGAGACAGCTTGCTGCATCCCTTCACTTACACAACATACTATACTATAACCAAATGTGAAGCAATTTGGACATAAAATGCTATTGTACACCCCCTGCTGGCGTTATGGCATTACTACAACTCAAACATTTCTGCTTGCTTCTTGCAGCACTGAACCACCCACATTCCCTCTCCTGCAAGCTGGAGCTTGGATCTGACCAGGAGATCCCAACTGACTGGTACCCCTTTGCAACTGTGGAATATGAAGTTGCTGACGTAGTTGTGTCTCAAACAAGGGTGAGATCTCTTGGCACAGAGAGTGACATTCAACCACAGAAGCATGTGAGCAGTAGAGCTTACTATCACTGCCAGGTAAGTGTACATTTGAGTGCATGATTAACTACAGTAATGGTTGTATGAGTTGTTGAATGTGGTTAGTTCCATTactgaaaacaaaagaaaaatgaaatataGTACTGAAATATACTACATAACCATACATGATCACAATTTGCTACTGCATTTGAGTGCATATCGTCGTCTGGATATAAAATTCACTGCAAGTGTCATCAGCCGGGTAGTGAAATAATAAAGATTAATTAATAAGTGAGGAAAATATGGCTAAAGACAGGGGTGGCAAAAAGAAGCCATTGTTCCATAGTAATGATGAGTGTATTAAAGCTAATGCTTTTTTCCCTTTACAGGTGGAGATAGAGAAGAAATGGATCGAAACAGAGTCTCAGAGGCAGTCAAATTGCATGATGCAGTAAAGATTCAGGAGCAAGAGAATCTCTGGAGCAAAGATGGAGGACTCTTTCAGCTGGCCCTAATATGTCCTTTCTGATAACTGACAAAATTAGACTCAGAGAAACATGGCTGTAAAGGCTTTAGAATCATGTTGCTTGGGCTCACCATGTTATTTAACACCTCAAAACATCCAACAGAATTCTGCCTATTCTTGAACCAACCGTATTACTCCAGCATGAATACAAACTGTATTTTACATGAAGACGCCACAAACTGGTGATATTTTTGATGCATGTTATGCAAAGTTTATATCCCCACTCTTGCAGCTGCATTGCACTTTACATTCCTCTTTAAGACATTTGATTGCTTACTGACAGGGAACTTGAATTATTTTTATATGAAGCCTAGCAATAATGTACAATGCAATAACAGTGTCACTAACTGACAATATAATCTTTAGAGAGACCAATTGGCTTGTATTTAGACACAGGTTGTTATTAAACATCCTATACATTTAAAATGCACTATGTTAACCATACTCTCTGCAAGTATTGATACAATTAGCAATTGAAAGTCCATAGTCCAAGTCCACATGAACTTGTGTATAATGCTAAATATAGTAAAGCCAACAGAACTGATCTATTGTATTGTATGAAATTAGACTACAATGCTTATTCTCAATAACTCAAAGAAGCTATTAAATTTGTATTTGcaattgtgttgttttaatcaTGGTGATtgttttaaactattacttccAGTTATTTGACATAAAGGCACATATATGATAGATATGATGTGATATTCAGATAGTCTTGGATGTAAAAGTGAGAAATTAGGCCAAGTGAGGATCCATTGATCTCTTGAAGTGAAAGATGAACACAGGAGTTTAAAAAGGCAGCCTTGATGAAATTCACATCACCAAACAAAGGGATTCCCCCTACATCAAATGAGCATAGGAGTATCAAATATGTTGTTCTGTGATATGTGAAATCTAATAGAAATGCTTCAGTGGGTGCTTGGGGCAGCCAATGTTCCTATAATTCATTGAGAAGGCCCCTGAAGAatccatttaaatgtaaaatatgGCCCTATAGACTActtgattttttattattattataattcacATGGAGAGCATACAGCGAGTAAAAATAGGCCCCGAGAGTTCTAGGCAAAAAAAGGGACACCAAAACGGAGTAATATACGTAGTCATCTGACAAAGGTAGCCTATGATCTGCCATGGGCTAGGCCTAGTGCAGTAAATCCAGAAAATGTAGAGTTTGAGTGAAGTGGGTGTTATTCTCATCAAATGGAAAATATGCTTACAGGTCGTTTTGTCACAAAGAGATCttcaaataaaaatgttcaCCAAAATCCAGCCGACTACAACCTTTCTAGCTTGTTTTATGTCTACCAATTAAGAGTTATTAGGACCTATCAATTTCCGTTTGTAGCCTACACGTGAGCCTAGACCTAAACGGATGTGACCTAGGctaccactcactcacacctgcGAGCCGAAAACCCAGGTTTCCACACCTGAAGTTAATGCGCAGCAGATAGCCTACCATAAACCTAGTCTACTTGGTGAATTCCTCAGAGTAAAGACCAGTGAGATCCTTTATTTAAACCATATCACAATTGTACAAAACGACAATGTTATGAATGTCAAAATTCGCATCTCTTATCAGAAATCTGAAGATTAGCTTCAGCCGAAAATCAGATTTAGCATTCTAGCATTCTATCAGAAACATTTGATGACAGTCCACTTTAGGAGTCAAACTATTAGGTATACTTACTACCTACTAATGTTACATTTGGACCATTGCCAAGGTGTTGGAGGACACATCCAGTAGTCATGCATTCAAGCGCAAATGCATTGGTAAGTAAGCTTTGGATAAAGTTAatgcaaagatccttcattagccTACTATCTCTGGTTAACGTCAGTTATCGCTAGGTTACATGACATTCCATGTTGACAAGCACTAGCAACCAAAgattctgttctagaatctttgctagCAACCATAGAGCGCACTAACAAACTATTGATAGGCCAGGAAGTATGTCTCCAAATTCATCGTTGCCCTAAGTCATAGATATATTGATATATCTATGGCCCTAAGTTATCTGTTTGTTTACATTGCCGTCAAGGGTCTCACTGACCAAAATGTCAAAGGTTGTTATGTTCAGCGAAATTACCTTATCTAGCAGTCTGTATTAAAATGTAACCAATCCAAGCTGTTCACTGATTTCGCATATTCTGATGCTCAACCAAATCTTCCTCAGTGCAAACTTTATCTTTCGGTTATTGACGATGTCATCGAAAATGTGCGAGAGACGTTTCTGGATGAAGGAGTGGAAGAGGGTGTCCTGAATGAACTTCGTCAGGTTGGCGATTTATGCAAATCTTGTCATGCGCCATAACTGTTTGACATAAGCTCCAAATGCCAAAGGCCTACTTGAATGTTTTAGCAAAGACATTGGCACAGGCCTACAATCTGCACAAATCTGCCAAATGGAAAAACATGCTTTCAGCTTTTTAAAGGCACTGTTTGTAGTCATTAACCATGCTCTCATGTTGAAGAGAGCGGTTTCATTCTACAAGGCCATTGCTTTCACTTTTCTTCTCTTGTAGTTGTGGGTGTCAAAGGTCATGCAGTCTAAAGCAGTGGAGGGTTTCCGAAAGGATACCATAAATCCATCAAACTTTGTTCTTCAGCTTCCTGCCAACTACACTCAAACCCTTCAAAAACAGTCTGGTTTGTGAAACACTTGTCCACTTGTAATTATACTATTTTAGACTTTTGTACTGACTGCAGTGATCAATGTGAGAATCAATTCAATTGTACATTTTTCATTTGTTGATGCTTTTGTGATCCAAAGTAACGGAAAGAGGAGCAACATTCAAGCTATGTTTTTAATCAAAGACATTTGGACCATTTTAGTGGATTTCAGTTTAGTCTGATCTGTATGTCAGGCTGGATTTGTATTAGAATTTCTGTAAACACTTTATTTACAGAAAAAGTAGAGTAACCCACTCACTCCTCTATACTTGTGTAGACAAAAACATTTTTAGATGATTTGTACTGTTTTTCTCTACTGTATCTTTGCAGCCTCAATCATCCTTCCGCCTGgacagaatgtgcagaactacACAGCTAAGGCGGTATGTTCCATAAATTCCTACAACTCGTCTGAGAGACGAAACCTTTGCTTTCTGAAAATTAACCCAAATACAGCAGAAAAGGGCCCACAAATTATCAACACCTGCTGCCTGTAGTGACTTGGTGTATCATACAGTGCTGCAGCTTGCCTTCAGTCCATTTTCCTAGTCTGCTGTTAAAGACATGGCTGAAGTAGGCTTCTTTGACGATGCTTCATGTACTATGATTAATGACGTGATTAATGACGAGATAGTTTGCCATTATGTAGGTTGgatggtatacagtatgtgcataaaTACACTGTTGTGCATAAGTTGAGGAGCCCAAAGTTGACTAAAATGAGGAATTAAAAATCATGTCTTGGTCATCATGGTCTTAATGCCTttaatccaacctttaaggacacaatTTTTCTTTGTGAATCAATCATgtattataggcctactgtaaataaataattaataataaatagttattccttaaaatacagggggcctAAGTAAGGAACCTCCTATATTAAaatcccatagaggcaggcagatttttattttcaaaggccaGTTGTCTCATGggtccaggatactatgcatcctgataaagttcccttggccttggaattaaaattgccccacatcataaCATACCGTTCTCCATACTCAGAGATAGAatggtttttatttcagttagcctaattgctggtttgatttgcaatgAGCTATTAGGcttaaaaaaactaaaaaaaaaaaaaaaacatcatgtagTTGCCGTTAAAAGCACTGAACAAAATGAGTGTTTTTGAATTTGTTATCCATTTGCAAATGGATTCTCTTTGGCAgtcccttgatcatcactgcATCCAGGTTACTCAGGTTTAATAAAGGAATACAGAGACTGTACTATCTTTACTatctttatatttatttttcaacccATTTCTGATTGAGCCAGTGTAAGGTGTAATCTCTACAATTATACAATTAGTTATGGGCTGTTATGTTGCATGTGGCTTAGAACAGTTTGACCTGTTGGTTGCACACCAGGAGACTATCCTGGAGATCGTCGGAGACTATACCTACTTgattctgttgtgtgtgtgtgttgagtgatgaCGTGGGAGACAGGTGCATGGGTGCAGACCATTTCAGTGCATGAGTTCTGACCTCCTGTTACCAGCCCCCTCTTCAGGAGCGAGCTCCAGGAGAGCCTCTGTTATGACTACAAGCAAGATGGGTCAGCCTGACACTGTATTAAACATACAAAAGAGGCGACACCATTTCATTTAGATAAGGTTGGACAGGAACCAAGGAAGCAGccgagaaagagacaaaaagcAGGTGGAAAATACATTTAGCCCAAGAATATCTTCTGTTTTTGAAGAACAGGGATCATTTTTCTCTACATTACCtcagacaaatacacatacgcatgtacacacagtgGGGAAAAGGACTAATTCAGAAGTCTTTTGTCACACACCTGAGATTTGGACAATGGAGACTGTTAGGTGGGAAAGCCTTGCTTGTGTGCCCGTGACCTGTCGACTGTCGAAGTGCTCTCTGAACATAATTATATGTCTGGCAGCAATTTGACTGTATGAAATTCAGGCATATGGCTTCGGTCCCCATTGTATTTCTCATACTGGTTTGTTTTGTGAGTGTCTGGGAGGATAAACCTGTAAGGGCTGCAGAGTAAAACCTGGCGTGAAGGTTCAAAATCACATGGACTTCTCATGGAAGTGCAATGAGTTAGACCAGCCAGTAGGTGGGGATGTAATAGGAGAGcggttcagttcatttgaaagTCAGTAATAGTTCAGGGTATGATTGGAATTTGCCAAACAAATCCCAGAAGAGTCTACTACTTGTAGGGTATGAAGTCTAATTTGTATAATGTGTAACTTTCAGACCAGTCTGACCAAGTGAGATTTAATATCAAACCATTTGGCATATTAAGCACCAAATAATCTATCTGTAGGATGTGATTTACAACCACAAAATGCATTCTGCATTCAAAATCTTGTATTGACAAATGCCCACTTTGTTTTTCTCAATCTCCATACTGTCCCAGCAAATGCAGCTGGTGTGCTTATTCTTGCAATTAATGACCTTGCTGTTAATTTGTTTCTGCTCATGGCAGTTACAGATTACAGGGGCTGTGTCATTAGTGGTGCCTTGGGACTCGAGATGGATGGTAGCAGAGCTACTTGTGGTGCTGCCTTCCTCATGTTATTGTGTGCTAATGTATCCTagggtggtgctggtgccgtTGCTACGTTCTCTCTTCCACCTGGAGTTACGTATCCGGTACACATCCCAGCAGGAGTCACACTACAAACTGCCTCAGGTGACAGGGGTGCTTAAGATTGAATTTGAATGAAGGTCAAGTGTAACCAGCCCCTCTTGATTGTAGAAAAATGAGAATATTTGATCAAATGAGGGGAATTTTTTGGAGATCTCCCTCCTGCCTGTGAGGACTCTCACATTTTGTTCGACTTTATTTCCTCATTTTAGGAACAGTATGTAATAACAGAAGCATAAGGTCTTCAATTCAGAATGTATCCTGTTATACTGTGTGCCAAACCACAAGACCATGTTGTTTATTCTCATTGTTCATAAAAAGACCTAAAAACCTATATTGTGAAGTGAGCTGTTACAGTAACTTCCTGTCTGTTAGccacattgtactgtatataagctgcaggacagtgttttatgccatttaaaagaaacaaaagcgtATTAATACCATAAAAAATTcttcatagctgaagaagttttgcaaaatcaatgtaaaaaCCACGTAGaatgggtaaacccagcccgatcagTCAGTTAGATTTTgcaacctcctcctccagcacaaatctgcggggaccaatcacaaactggcttatccacctggcgcACCCGATCgttgttctgattggttgaaggactatccaaatgtgtagagtcatttgaactatgcttgTTGATCAGACTTCTCGCGCAGTAGAAAATAGAGAGCAGActctccagactaatgttcaatattaaaagattgagcttggtctggtgatagccaggctataagctgcggctaacagTTGGTAAATTACAGTATTCTGCTTCTTAATAGTAATTTCACAGTTGTATGACTGGTCCTTTTGCCacggttttgtttgtttgtttgtgtcctgcCAGGCCATTTCTACAAAGTAAATGTACCTGTGGTGGTAACTCAGGCTCCTAGATCCAACCGTGTATTCACTCAGCCCGCCGCCCAGCGAGCCCCTCCTCGTCCGCCCCCTCCTCAGCCAGCCCCCAGCCAAGCCCGCCCCACCATCCAGCAGGCACCCGCCCAGACCTCTAATTCAGAGCCCACTCCAGCAGCCTCATCATCCACCGCCTCTGGGCCCCAGCCCGATGGGTCAGTCGCTCAGGCAGACCAGCCGCCGCCGAAGGAGCCTCCAGCACCCGTGGATGAAACCCCACAGGCTCCAGTTCCTCAGTCCGTCCCGCCACCGCCTCCTGTGACTCCCCAGCCAGTCCCGGAGAGCCCTGGGGACTTCACCCTGGAGGGCATCGATTTCAGCCCTCACCCCGAGGGGACTCTCAAACAGGAGCAGGGCCAGCTGCCGGCCtgtgaggtgggggagggggccagcaacagcaacagcctgGACACACCTGAGaaagaggtgaaggaggaggctcCCGACGGACTTCCTGTGTCAGACGGCACAGCGTTCTTCAGCCTTGGGAGCCAACTGGATGAAGCCATTAAGGTAAaggattgttttttgttttatacTAAATTGACTACGCACAGTGACCGAGTGATGACCTATAATCTGATGACCCAGAGAAACTCCATGCAGGGTTTCATTTTGTTTGCGTGACTCGTTGCCCCCATGTTGTTTGTCTCCAGTTCTCAGAGCCAGGagcctgctttgtttttttgtcttttttaaacTCATGGAATGGGCAGCTATCGTCTGTGAGGTGatgatgattgctgaatgtgacagaGAAATGTATGGTCTTGAAATCACATATTATCGTTGACTGCATGTAGTCTCTGCTGCATCTGTGTTAAGTGGCCTGTCCTACTGTGTGTTGATGTTCAGATGGAACTCTTGAGGGACTTCAACTACAGCGGGCTGGAGGACATAGTGCAGTTGGACGGGGCTGGTGATGGCAGctccgaggaagaggaggtggacatCGGAGGGCCGGTGGGAGAGAACGACTTTCTGGGCATGATCAGTGCGGAGGCCCTGCATGTCCTCGAGGAGGCTGGTGGCAGCGatgacagcagcagcacctcgAGCAGTGACATGGAGAAGGAAGAGGTCATAGAGGAGGTAATAGATAATTGGGGTGTATGGGGAGTGGACCTATTCAAAtgaaatggaaaagaaaatGGGTTGTAATGGAGAACTATTATCATAAGGTAGGGTCTTATTTAAGTGTATGCTCTGCCACAAAGCTTTAATGAGGCCAGAATTAGTGTTTGAAGATGGGAATTGGACAAAATTGCATTCTGTcatattttacatgtattttccaTCATTGTCTTATAGGGTCCAGGCAAGATGTTTGTATTctgatttgattgattgactgattgtgGGCTTGCATATCatcccatcttttttttttttacataattttACAAAGATTGTCTTCATAGCATATCAGATCGGCCCTGCACTCATTCATGCAGGCAAGACGGTGTGATTTCATAACCGTGACATGATGTATAAGCCCAGCAAGTCAGTGTACTCGGATGGTATTTTTGTCTGTTTCATGACTTTGCTAAAGATGCAGACGATGCTGCTGATGGATAATTCACTTAATATATCTCTCATGTATGAAATGTGAAAGTTATTGCTTTTGCAACTAAAGTAAACAGTGAATTGTCCTAGGTATTTATTTACCTTATCCATTTCTTTTTGTAGCTTTTAGCAGCAGCTCAACAATCCATTCTTACATTATTCCAGAGGAAAAATTGGGTTGAGGCGCAGATTTTGCATACAGACATAAAGCAGGACGTTTTAGATGTGAAggctgtctgtgttgtgttgtgtgcatacTTAAGTATACCATGTTGTACATCCAGAAGTTCGGATTACACAAAGATGCACATATGTGGTAATGGGTAAGACCATTTCACTCCAAGATCGTAACATGATTGTCATCAGCTTCTCTACCATGCTGTTGTTGCATGTGGAAACTCTACACAGAACGGCAGTTATCCACACACAAGGAATATAGCTGTCACACTGCTTCAGCAACAAGCTCTCCTAATGTGATCACCCAAACCTTCAATCTAACCACAGCTGGACCCCCTGAACTCAGGAGACGACGTGAGTGAACAGGACATCCCAGATCTTTTTGACACCGAGAATGTCATTGTATGTCAGTATGAAAAGGTAAGCATCATGGCTCTGGCActgaaatgttgaaaatgttgtttgtgtatgtattgtatgtggCTGTAATCATGTGTGTCTTAAGTGTAATACAGGCACACATTCTATACTTATGTTTTAAATGCTACAGTCTCGTCTACAATTAATAAATGATCAGCCGTTTACGAAGTCTATCACTTCTGGAACAGATTCATCGCAGTAAGAACCGTTGGAAGTTCAACCTGAGGGATGGAGTCATGTGTTACGGGGGAAAGGATTACGTTTTCTCCCGTGCCATTGGAGAAGCGGAGTGGTAAAGGGCTTACCGAAGATGTCACCATCGAGGCCTTTGTGGATCAATGCTTTGACAGCGTGAACCAGGAAAATAAGTATCTGTAATGAACAGAAATTCTGAAAATGTGCCAATTTATGAATAACTAGTTAAAGCGGTGCAGCCTTAAAGGAACATTAAGAAATTACATTATTTACGTATTTATTAACTTTAACTTATATTTTGTTAAgaaactatttatttttggGAGCTCGCTCTGTATTAGCTATGACCTAAGTTCTGCAGTATGTGGTTTAGAGAGCCAGCGTGATTGAGACTGATGAGAagaatgtttatttgtgtatgttttgtttatttatctacagttatttatgtgtttatggTCTTATTCATGACTTTTTTTCTAAATGAATCATTTGCTGCTCTCTATTTCTTGTGGTCTGTTTATGAGTGGGTGTGTTTTCCAGCGAAGACATTTATCATACACGGATCATTAAGCTTTTCAGAAGGCATACACTTGAAGATGTGGTTGTTTCAGTTCCATCTTTAAAATATCCCGTATTCCCACTCCTTAACCCCACTCAACGGTGGAATCCTTGCCAAGACGTTGCTCTCTCAACCCATACTCTTCATCCCTACAGGAAAATGTATTCAAACTATTAAATCCTAGactaaaagaaaatgaaaatgtgacTGTGGTCATCCAGCCcagaatacaaacaaacaaccacgcAGGTATCCACATAAGGGAGCACCCTGGCACCTGTCTTatggtacagtaatttcccacatatagtgttttatgcaagttaaaagaaataaaatcatattaacaccatagtaactgcccccctgtattaacctcatagctgaagacattttgcagaatcaatgtataaggcacggctaatagtcgggaaattacgggtaggtTACTACTAATTGCCCTTCATGATAGgctactgcaacacacacaaagcagcatGGGTATACCCAGGCTAGGCTACTGCAAGGTGCTACTTATTAATCCCATACTTCATCAGTTTTCCATACTTTGAGCCATAATATTATGTCCTagattaaaatatttattttttcaaaggGGTTTTCCTGACTTACAGTCTTCCTATTTGGTTACCTGCGGAAGGTTTTTGAATTGATTTGCCTTTATGACTTAGCAATGAATCAGTGATTTGTCTTAATGTCACAAACAGTGAAATACTACCATACTTTAAGTCTGCCTGTTTGTGCACCActaaacaaatcaataaaaaCCTC is a window from the Sardina pilchardus chromosome 18, fSarPil1.1, whole genome shotgun sequence genome containing:
- the gtf2a1l gene encoding TFIIA-alpha and beta-like factor translates to MHSSANALCKLYLSVIDDVIENVRETFLDEGVEEGVLNELRQLWVSKVMQSKAVEGFRKDTINPSNFVLQLPANYTQTLQKQSASIILPPGQNVQNYTAKAGGAGAVATFSLPPGVTYPVHIPAGVTLQTASGHFYKVNVPVVVTQAPRSNRVFTQPAAQRAPPRPPPPQPAPSQARPTIQQAPAQTSNSEPTPAASSSTASGPQPDGSVAQADQPPPKEPPAPVDETPQAPVPQSVPPPPPVTPQPVPESPGDFTLEGIDFSPHPEGTLKQEQGQLPACEVGEGASNSNSLDTPEKEVKEEAPDGLPVSDGTAFFSLGSQLDEAIKMELLRDFNYSGLEDIVQLDGAGDGSSEEEEVDIGGPVGENDFLGMISAEALHVLEEAGGSDDSSSTSSSDMEKEEVIEELDPLNSGDDVSEQDIPDLFDTENVIVCQYEKIHRSKNRWKFNLRDGVMCYGGKDYVFSRAIGEAEW